A portion of the Candidatus Ruthia endofausta genome contains these proteins:
- the pheT gene encoding phenylalanine--tRNA ligase subunit beta, which yields MNILSSWLREWVNPNVTDEILTEELTMAGLEVGGIVPIAPAFKGVVVGCVVSCNQHPNVDKLNLCQVDVGEAENLQIICGAKNIRSGLKVIVATVGAQLSDSLRIKKAKLKGVESFGMICSKSELGMADLSQGIAELEDDAPIGQDIRVYLNLDDYVIELDITPNRGDCFSILGVAREVSAHYSLAFDLPKFEVFAQGDCAIGASVSNTQACPKYLIRTITDIDNTVKTPKWMADKLVHSGQQLYSPVVDITNFVLLELGQPMHAFDLSKLTGDIKVRMAKSGEQLELLNETTLKLKADTLVIADSNSVLAIAGVMGGMDSSTQDSSSSILLESAFFEPVSIAGKARSYGLHTESSLRFERGVDFKMTELAMDRATQLIVDICGGQASKVNNACIDKSTLPELKPITISQEKIQKVLGFELDAKWIEQKFINLGFEISQQTNNSWTIIPPSARFDIRIPVDLIEELARLYGYDKLPVQKLSLEANISTTSEADIDQYDIMQSLVNRGYQEVITYSFISEKYQNLISPDAKKIRLSNPISADMSIMRSSLISGLLQTVESNQRRGHTDARFFEIGLCFDGIKADEQSNKLAAIVTGNRFDAQWSADLQPLDFFDIKADLESLLVLTNAEFFFEAAQHTALQKGQTAKIILNGEQVGWIGALSPIVQKQLSLPKCYLFEIDLASIKSRNITQYKALSTYQQSGRDIALVLDEAVPVAELIQSVKTMQQQYFVDVYLFDVYIGEGVEPGKKSVALNLTYQSLKGTLTEVQLNAKVDEVLLLMQTQYSATLR from the coding sequence ATGAATATTTTATCAAGTTGGTTGCGTGAGTGGGTCAATCCTAATGTAACTGATGAAATATTAACAGAAGAATTAACCATGGCAGGGCTTGAGGTTGGCGGTATTGTGCCTATTGCACCAGCTTTTAAAGGTGTTGTTGTAGGTTGTGTTGTTTCTTGTAATCAACATCCTAATGTTGACAAGCTAAATTTGTGCCAAGTTGATGTGGGTGAGGCTGAAAATTTACAAATTATTTGTGGCGCTAAAAACATCCGCTCAGGCTTGAAAGTGATTGTTGCTACGGTTGGTGCTCAATTGTCAGATAGTTTAAGGATTAAAAAAGCCAAATTGAAAGGTGTTGAGTCGTTTGGCATGATTTGCTCAAAATCTGAATTAGGCATGGCTGATTTATCACAAGGCATTGCTGAGCTTGAAGATGATGCACCTATTGGGCAAGATATTAGAGTGTACTTAAATCTTGATGATTATGTTATTGAATTAGACATCACACCTAATCGTGGTGATTGTTTTTCAATTTTAGGTGTTGCTCGTGAAGTGAGTGCTCATTATAGTTTGGCTTTTGATCTGCCCAAATTTGAAGTATTTGCACAGGGCGATTGCGCCATTGGCGCTAGTGTTAGTAATACACAAGCTTGTCCAAAGTATTTAATAAGAACCATCACAGATATTGACAATACAGTTAAAACGCCCAAGTGGATGGCTGATAAGCTAGTGCACTCTGGTCAACAACTCTATTCCCCTGTGGTCGATATTACCAATTTTGTTTTGCTAGAATTGGGTCAGCCAATGCACGCATTTGATTTGTCAAAGTTAACAGGTGATATCAAAGTTAGAATGGCAAAATCTGGTGAACAACTTGAGCTGTTGAACGAAACCACACTAAAATTAAAAGCAGATACCTTGGTCATTGCTGATAGTAACTCAGTGCTTGCTATTGCAGGTGTTATGGGCGGTATGGATAGTTCTACTCAAGATAGTTCTAGTAGTATATTACTAGAAAGTGCTTTTTTTGAACCAGTATCCATTGCAGGAAAAGCTAGAAGCTATGGCCTACATACCGAGTCATCCTTGCGTTTTGAACGTGGTGTGGATTTTAAAATGACTGAGTTGGCAATGGATCGTGCCACACAACTTATTGTTGATATTTGTGGCGGTCAAGCAAGTAAAGTTAATAATGCCTGTATTGACAAAAGCACATTGCCAGAATTAAAGCCAATTACCATTAGTCAAGAAAAAATTCAAAAGGTTTTAGGCTTTGAGTTAGATGCAAAGTGGATTGAGCAAAAATTTATTAATCTCGGGTTTGAAATATCACAACAAACCAATAATTCATGGACTATTATTCCACCAAGTGCTAGATTTGATATTCGCATTCCTGTTGATTTGATTGAAGAATTGGCAAGGCTATATGGTTATGATAAATTACCTGTACAAAAACTGTCTTTAGAGGCCAATATTAGCACCACTTCTGAGGCTGATATTGACCAGTATGATATTATGCAAAGCTTGGTTAATCGTGGTTACCAAGAGGTTATTACTTATAGTTTTATTTCTGAAAAGTACCAAAATTTAATCAGTCCAGATGCAAAAAAAATCAGGCTTTCAAACCCAATTTCAGCCGATATGTCAATCATGCGCTCCTCGCTCATATCAGGCTTGTTACAAACAGTAGAATCTAACCAAAGGCGCGGACATACAGATGCTAGGTTCTTTGAAATTGGCCTATGTTTTGACGGCATTAAGGCGGATGAACAATCTAATAAATTAGCCGCTATTGTCACAGGTAATCGCTTTGATGCACAGTGGTCAGCTGATTTACAACCCTTGGATTTTTTTGACATTAAGGCTGATTTGGAATCATTACTGGTATTAACAAATGCTGAATTTTTCTTTGAAGCAGCACAACACACAGCCTTACAAAAAGGACAAACAGCCAAAATTATATTAAATGGTGAACAAGTAGGTTGGATAGGTGCGTTATCACCAATAGTGCAAAAACAATTATCATTGCCTAAATGTTATTTGTTTGAAATTGACTTGGCCAGTATAAAATCGCGCAATATTACTCAATATAAAGCACTTTCAACATACCAACAATCTGGACGTGATATTGCTTTAGTGCTTGATGAGGCTGTCCCTGTGGCTGAGTTAATTCAAAGCGTTAAGACTATGCAACAACAATATTTTGTTGATGTTTACTTGTTTGATGTTTACATAGGTGAGGGTGTTGAGCCAGGTAAAAAAAGTGTTGCACTTAATTTAACTTATCAGTCACTAAAAGGCACATTAACAGAGGTTCAACTTAATGCTAAAGTTGATGAAGTACTGCTGTTAATGCAAACTCAATATTCAGCCACACTTAGATAA
- the infC gene encoding translation initiation factor IF-3, with amino-acid sequence MIKKTNKVKTQINGTIRVAEVRLIDAKGEQLGIVDTDIAKQKATQAGLDLVEVSPNAQPPVCKIMDFGKFLYELKQQKKETKKKQKRNTVKTIKYRPGTEEGDYQIKFKNLVKFLNNGDKVKVSIWFRGREMQHKELGMEMLDRIEKDTEEFANVEQKAKLEGRQLGMMLAPKSKKK; translated from the coding sequence ATTATTAAAAAAACAAATAAAGTAAAAACTCAAATTAATGGCACCATTAGAGTAGCAGAAGTTCGATTGATTGACGCTAAAGGCGAGCAGCTTGGTATTGTTGATACCGATATTGCAAAGCAAAAAGCAACGCAGGCTGGGCTAGATTTAGTAGAGGTTTCTCCCAATGCTCAGCCACCTGTTTGCAAGATTATGGATTTTGGCAAGTTTCTTTATGAATTAAAGCAGCAAAAGAAAGAAACCAAAAAAAAACAAAAAAGAAACACAGTTAAAACTATTAAGTACCGTCCAGGCACTGAAGAGGGTGATTACCAAATTAAATTTAAGAACTTGGTGAAGTTCTTAAATAATGGTGACAAGGTGAAGGTGAGTATTTGGTTCCGCGGTCGCGAAATGCAACACAAGGAACTGGGCATGGAAATGCTAGACAGAATTGAAAAGGACACAGAGGAATTTGCCAATGTAGAACAAAAGGCAAAATTAGAGGGTCGTCAGCTAGGCATGATGCTGGCACCCAAATCAAAGAAAAAGTAA
- the thrS gene encoding threonine--tRNA ligase, with amino-acid sequence MPIITLPDGTQKTFEQAVSVAQVAKSIGSGLAKAALAGEVDGELVDTSFLIKADASLAIITASDEKGLEVIRHSTAHLLAQATQMLYPDAQVTIGPVIDNGFYYDFAYSDGFSEGDLAKIEKNMHKLVKQNLKIERFEMGRDEAVQFLKDKGEYYKAEIIESISADQTLFLYKQGDFIDLCRGPHVPSTAKLRAFKLMRLAGAYWRGDSNNEMLQRVYGTAWATKQDLETHLHRLEEASKRDHRKIGKIQDLFHMQEEAPGMVFWHAKGWTLYQLLEQYMRDIFKDNGYQEVHTPQLIDKSLWEKSGHWDKFGDTMFTTSSENRDYAVKPMNCPAHIQIYNQGLKSYRDLPLRLAEFGSCHRNEPSGTLHGIMRVRNFVQDDGHIFCTSKQIQDEVSTFIDLTFAVYKHFGFDKVDINLSTRPENRVGSDEVWDKAEAALEEALDTKGIKWELQEGEGAFYGPKIEFVLKDCLDRQWQCGTLQVDFSMPERLGAQFIDEDSVKQTPVMLHRAIVGSLERFVGILIEHYEGAYPCWLAPIQAVIINISEKQADFVVGMTKKLKKQGLRIISDLRNEKIGFKIREHSLQRYPYILIVGNREMEKGQISVRKRGGEDLGAMNIEVFVEKVNQETLLKKQIK; translated from the coding sequence ATGCCGATTATCACCTTGCCAGACGGAACCCAAAAAACATTTGAGCAAGCCGTTAGCGTTGCGCAAGTAGCAAAGTCTATTGGCTCGGGTTTGGCTAAAGCGGCATTGGCTGGTGAGGTTGATGGTGAGTTGGTTGATACATCGTTTTTAATTAAGGCGGATGCTAGTCTTGCGATTATTACAGCGAGTGATGAGAAAGGGCTTGAAGTTATTCGCCATTCTACAGCGCACTTATTGGCACAAGCCACGCAAATGCTTTATCCAGATGCACAAGTGACAATTGGTCCTGTGATTGACAATGGTTTTTATTATGATTTTGCATATTCAGATGGTTTTTCAGAGGGTGATTTAGCTAAAATTGAAAAAAATATGCACAAGCTGGTCAAACAAAATCTTAAGATTGAAAGATTTGAGATGGGTCGTGATGAAGCGGTACAATTTCTTAAAGATAAGGGCGAGTACTACAAGGCTGAAATTATTGAATCAATTTCTGCTGATCAAACGCTGTTTTTATATAAGCAGGGGGATTTTATTGACCTTTGTCGTGGGCCACATGTGCCTTCAACTGCCAAGCTAAGAGCCTTTAAATTAATGAGATTGGCAGGTGCTTACTGGCGTGGTGACTCTAATAATGAAATGTTACAACGTGTGTACGGCACGGCTTGGGCAACTAAACAAGATTTAGAGACACATTTGCACAGATTGGAAGAGGCTTCAAAGCGTGACCATCGTAAAATTGGCAAAATTCAAGATTTATTTCACATGCAAGAAGAGGCGCCTGGCATGGTGTTTTGGCACGCTAAAGGTTGGACGTTGTACCAATTGCTTGAACAATATATGCGTGATATTTTCAAAGATAATGGCTATCAAGAGGTACATACACCACAATTAATTGATAAAAGTCTTTGGGAAAAATCAGGCCATTGGGATAAATTTGGCGATACTATGTTTACCACCAGTTCTGAAAATCGTGATTATGCTGTAAAACCCATGAATTGCCCTGCACATATCCAAATTTATAACCAAGGTCTAAAATCTTATCGTGATTTGCCACTACGTTTAGCAGAGTTTGGCTCGTGCCATCGTAATGAGCCTTCAGGTACGTTGCACGGTATTATGCGTGTGCGTAATTTTGTACAAGATGATGGTCATATTTTTTGTACATCTAAGCAAATTCAAGATGAGGTTTCAACCTTTATTGATTTGACTTTTGCTGTGTATAAGCATTTTGGCTTTGATAAGGTTGATATCAACCTTTCAACCCGTCCAGAAAATCGTGTGGGTTCAGACGAGGTATGGGACAAAGCCGAGGCAGCGTTAGAAGAGGCGCTTGACACTAAGGGCATTAAATGGGAGTTGCAGGAGGGTGAAGGCGCATTCTACGGACCTAAAATTGAGTTTGTATTAAAAGATTGTCTGGATCGGCAGTGGCAGTGCGGTACATTGCAGGTTGATTTTTCTATGCCAGAACGTTTAGGTGCGCAATTTATTGATGAAGATAGTGTAAAGCAAACCCCCGTCATGTTACATCGTGCAATTGTGGGTTCACTAGAACGATTTGTGGGTATTTTGATTGAACATTACGAAGGCGCGTACCCTTGTTGGTTGGCACCTATTCAAGCAGTTATTATTAATATTTCTGAAAAACAAGCAGATTTTGTTGTTGGTATGACTAAAAAGTTAAAAAAACAAGGACTTAGGATCATTTCGGACTTGCGAAATGAGAAGATAGGCTTTAAAATACGCGAGCATTCATTACAACGTTATCCTTATATTTTAATAGTGGGTAATCGAGAGATGGAAAAAGGTCAAATTTCAGTGCGAAAACGTGGCGGTGAAGATTTAGGTGCAATGAATATTGAAGTGTTTGTAGAAAAGGTAAACCAGGAGACATTATTAAAAAAACAAATAAAGTAA
- the glyA gene encoding serine hydroxymethyltransferase gives MFDKSQTLAKVDAEIHQAIALEEARQETHIELIASENYTSPAVMEAQGSQLTNKYAEGYPRKRYYGGCEHVDTVEQLAIDRAKALFGADYANVQPHSGSQANAAVFQALLVPGDTILGMSLAHGGHLTHGAAPSFSGKNFNAIQYGLNEKTGEIDYEQVEALAKEHKPKMIIAGFSAYSCVVDWQRFREIADAVGAYLMVDMAHVAGLIATGEYPSPVAIADVTTTTTHKTLRGPRGGLILAKANEAIEKKLNSAIFPGIQGGPLMHIIAAKAVGFKEAMSDEYKAYQKQVKINAQVMANTFIERGFDVVSGGTDDHLFLVSFIDQELTGKAVDAVLGSAHITVNMNAVPNDPHSPFVTSGIRVGTPAVTTRGFNEADCADLATWMCDICDDLENKAVINKVREKVTNLCAKYPVYN, from the coding sequence ATGTTCGATAAATCTCAAACGTTAGCTAAAGTAGATGCTGAAATCCATCAAGCGATTGCACTGGAAGAGGCTCGCCAGGAGACGCATATTGAATTAATTGCCAGTGAAAACTACACCTCACCTGCAGTGATGGAAGCGCAAGGCTCGCAATTGACGAATAAGTATGCTGAGGGTTATCCTCGTAAGCGCTATTATGGGGGTTGTGAGCATGTTGACACAGTTGAGCAATTAGCGATTGATCGTGCTAAGGCATTATTTGGTGCGGATTATGCGAATGTTCAGCCGCATTCTGGTTCTCAAGCGAATGCTGCGGTTTTTCAGGCATTATTAGTGCCTGGAGATACAATTTTAGGCATGAGTTTGGCACATGGCGGGCATTTAACGCATGGTGCTGCGCCTTCGTTTTCGGGTAAAAATTTTAATGCCATTCAGTATGGCTTGAATGAAAAAACGGGTGAAATTGATTATGAGCAAGTTGAGGCTTTAGCAAAAGAGCATAAGCCTAAAATGATTATTGCTGGCTTTTCGGCATATTCATGTGTGGTTGATTGGCAGCGTTTTAGAGAAATTGCAGATGCTGTTGGCGCTTATTTGATGGTTGATATGGCGCATGTTGCAGGTTTGATAGCAACGGGTGAATATCCATCACCAGTGGCAATTGCAGATGTAACCACAACAACCACGCATAAAACACTTCGCGGCCCCCGTGGCGGTTTAATTTTGGCTAAGGCTAATGAGGCAATTGAGAAGAAACTTAATTCTGCTATTTTCCCTGGTATTCAAGGTGGGCCACTGATGCATATTATTGCTGCTAAGGCGGTGGGTTTTAAAGAGGCAATGAGTGATGAATATAAGGCTTATCAAAAACAAGTAAAGATTAATGCACAAGTGATGGCCAATACATTTATTGAGCGCGGGTTTGATGTAGTGTCAGGTGGTACGGATGATCATTTATTTTTAGTAAGTTTTATTGACCAAGAGTTAACAGGTAAAGCAGTAGATGCTGTCTTAGGCAGTGCGCATATTACGGTTAATATGAATGCTGTGCCGAATGACCCACACTCTCCTTTTGTAACCAGTGGTATTCGCGTGGGTACGCCAGCGGTGACAACACGTGGTTTTAATGAAGCTGATTGTGCCGATTTAGCCACGTGGATGTGTGATATTTGTGATGATTTAGAGAATAAGGCTGTGATTAACAAGGTTAGAGAAAAAGTTACTAATCTTTGTGCTAAGTACCCAGTTTATAACTAG
- a CDS encoding integration host factor subunit alpha — protein sequence MSIIKKNIASALAKSMDITYVQALAITHDFFDQIKQTLASGESVKLSSFGNFVIKEKSARPGRNPKTGEVVEISARKVVVFKSGPKLKSATQKGK from the coding sequence ATGTCAATTATTAAAAAAAATATTGCCAGCGCATTAGCAAAAAGCATGGACATAACCTATGTTCAGGCATTAGCAATTACACATGACTTTTTTGACCAAATCAAACAAACGCTAGCCTCTGGAGAGTCGGTAAAGTTGTCTAGTTTTGGTAACTTTGTGATTAAAGAGAAATCTGCCAGACCGGGTAGAAACCCTAAAACTGGTGAAGTGGTTGAAATTTCAGCCAGAAAAGTGGTGGTATTTAAATCAGGACCAAAGCTTAAATCAGCCACCCAAAAAGGCAAATAA
- the rplT gene encoding 50S ribosomal protein L20, with product MARVSRGVQAHAKHKKILKKVKGYYGARSKVYRVAKQAVIKAGQYAYRDRRQRRRQFRRLWIVRINAEARNNGLGYSRMIDGMSKAGIEIDRKVLSDIAIFDKAAFARIADQAKQALIA from the coding sequence ATGGCAAGAGTATCAAGAGGTGTGCAAGCGCACGCAAAACATAAGAAAATTTTAAAGAAAGTCAAGGGTTACTATGGCGCAAGGTCTAAGGTATATCGCGTTGCTAAACAAGCGGTTATTAAAGCAGGACAGTACGCGTATCGTGATCGTCGTCAAAGACGTCGTCAATTTCGCCGGCTTTGGATTGTGCGTATTAATGCTGAGGCACGTAATAATGGTTTAGGCTATTCAAGAATGATTGATGGTATGAGCAAAGCAGGTATTGAAATTGATCGTAAGGTTTTATCAGACATTGCTATTTTTGATAAAGCGGCATTTGCAAGAATTGCAGATCAAGCAAAACAGGCTTTGATTGCATAA
- the nrdR gene encoding transcriptional regulator NrdR: MRCPFCQSDDTKVLDTRLTDDGSQVRRRRECTSCGERYSTRETVDLNLPRLIKSDDSREAFDEEKLRSGLLKALEKRPVKTSQIETSIARIERKLMTQADREVPCAKIGGWVMEELKALDEVAYIRFASVYRQFQDIEAFKKEIDRLMR, translated from the coding sequence ATGCGTTGTCCATTTTGTCAATCTGATGATACTAAAGTATTAGACACACGTTTAACTGATGATGGCTCTCAAGTGCGTCGTCGTCGTGAATGCACCTCTTGTGGTGAGCGTTATTCAACTCGTGAGACGGTTGATCTTAACCTGCCACGTTTGATTAAAAGTGATGACTCTAGAGAGGCTTTTGATGAGGAAAAGCTACGTTCTGGCTTGTTAAAAGCTTTAGAAAAACGCCCTGTTAAAACCTCGCAAATTGAAACTTCCATTGCACGTATTGAGCGCAAATTAATGACCCAAGCTGATCGTGAAGTGCCTTGTGCTAAGATTGGCGGATGGGTGATGGAAGAGCTTAAAGCATTAGATGAAGTGGCATATATTCGTTTTGCGTCGGTTTATCGCCAGTTTCAAGATATTGAGGCGTTTAAAAAAGAGATTGATAGATTAATGAGATAA
- the rpmI gene encoding 50S ribosomal protein L35: MPKLKTNRGAAKRFKKTASGGYKCKHSHLRHILTKKSTSRKRSLRAPDTVEKADVPMVRKMLPYS, translated from the coding sequence ATGCCAAAGTTAAAAACCAATAGGGGGGCTGCAAAGCGCTTCAAAAAAACTGCCAGTGGCGGTTATAAATGTAAACACTCCCACCTACGTCATATTCTGACCAAGAAGAGTACTTCTAGAAAACGCAGTTTGCGCGCACCAGACACGGTTGAGAAAGCCGATGTACCAATGGTTCGTAAAATGTTACCGTATAGTTAA
- the msrA gene encoding peptide-methionine (S)-S-oxide reductase MsrA — MQIAYFAGGCFWCVEAIFQRIEGVTKLTSGYCNGNTVDPTYQDICTGTTEHAEVVKIEFDESKVSFKILLNVFFETHDPTTLNQQGNDRGTQYRSAIFYTNDEQQSQAIDMINQMSDKVVTQVTKLDVFYSAENYHQNYFNDNSSQSYCQMLIALKLAKYFKQ, encoded by the coding sequence ATGCAAATAGCCTACTTTGCTGGTGGATGTTTTTGGTGTGTTGAGGCAATTTTTCAACGCATTGAGGGGGTTACTAAGCTCACCTCTGGTTATTGCAATGGCAACACTGTTGACCCTACTTATCAAGATATTTGTACAGGCACAACTGAGCATGCTGAGGTGGTTAAGATTGAGTTTGATGAGTCAAAAGTATCTTTTAAGATTTTATTAAACGTTTTTTTTGAAACGCACGACCCAACCACACTAAATCAACAAGGTAATGATCGTGGCACGCAGTATCGTTCTGCCATTTTTTATACCAACGACGAGCAGCAATCTCAAGCAATTGATATGATTAATCAAATGAGTGACAAGGTTGTAACGCAGGTTACAAAACTGGATGTGTTTTATTCCGCTGAAAATTACCATCAAAACTACTTTAATGACAACTCATCACAGTCTTATTGCCAAATGCTAATCGCATTAAAACTAGCTAAATACTTTAAGCAATGA
- the pheS gene encoding phenylalanine--tRNA ligase subunit alpha gives MIGAILDRAKTSIAKTQNLQELEDLRISFLGKKGELTALLKGLGKLSKEQRPTMGEAINQTKIRIQTLLTDKKNHLELIVLEKFLLAEKIDVSLPGRHAEMGGLHPITITLNRIQSLFAKNAFEVTLGPEIEDDFHNFTALNIPEHHPARAMHDTFYFDKNTVLRTHTSPVQIRTLEKQKPPVRIIAPGRVYRCDSDITHTPMFHQVEGLIVDKHANFAQLKGLLIDFLRAYFEKEALKVRFRPSYFPFTEPSAEADIECVICSGKGCRVCEKTGWLEVLGCGVVHPNVLSSVNIDSEIYTGLAFGIGIERLAMLRYGVNDLRLFFENDSRFLRQFR, from the coding sequence GTGATAGGCGCTATTCTTGATAGGGCTAAGACCTCTATTGCAAAAACACAAAACTTACAAGAGCTTGAAGATTTAAGAATTAGTTTTTTAGGTAAAAAAGGTGAACTAACCGCTTTATTAAAAGGCTTAGGCAAACTCTCAAAAGAGCAACGTCCTACAATGGGTGAAGCCATTAATCAGACTAAAATTAGAATACAAACATTACTAACTGATAAAAAAAATCACTTAGAACTTATTGTATTAGAAAAGTTTCTATTGGCAGAAAAAATTGATGTATCTCTGCCGGGGCGACATGCTGAGATGGGTGGATTGCACCCAATTACAATAACGCTTAATCGCATTCAATCCTTATTTGCAAAGAATGCTTTTGAAGTGACACTAGGCCCTGAAATAGAAGACGATTTTCATAATTTTACCGCACTTAACATCCCTGAGCATCATCCAGCGCGTGCTATGCATGATACGTTTTATTTTGATAAAAATACGGTACTAAGAACGCACACATCCCCTGTGCAAATTCGCACATTGGAAAAACAAAAACCACCAGTGCGTATCATTGCACCTGGGCGAGTTTATCGTTGCGATTCAGATATTACACACACCCCCATGTTTCACCAAGTCGAAGGTTTAATTGTTGATAAACATGCAAATTTTGCACAACTTAAGGGTTTGTTGATTGATTTCTTACGTGCTTACTTTGAAAAAGAAGCGTTGAAAGTGCGTTTTCGTCCTTCGTATTTTCCATTCACCGAACCATCTGCAGAAGCTGATATTGAATGTGTTATTTGTAGCGGTAAAGGCTGTCGAGTGTGTGAAAAAACGGGTTGGCTTGAAGTGTTGGGTTGTGGTGTTGTTCATCCTAATGTGTTGTCATCAGTCAATATTGACTCAGAGATTTATACTGGGTTGGCATTTGGGATAGGAATTGAGCGTTTGGCAATGTTGCGTTATGGTGTGAATGATTTGCGCCTTTTCTTTGAAAATGACAGTCGTTTCTTGAGACAGTTTAGATGA
- a CDS encoding HesA/MoeB/ThiF family protein: MNEQELLRYSRQILLPQIGVEGQKALKNATLLLIGMGGLGSPSALYLASAGIGHLIISDFDEVELSNLQRQIIHFTDDIGRKKVDSAKDKMLAINPNIKVTTIVTLNQSNLNDWVAKADVVLDGTDNFDTRFKVNKACVVQKTQLVSAAVIRFEGQLSVFKGYEQTQPCYQCLYSAKGNSDENCVDNGILSPVAGMMGSLQALQAIKVLLNLGEQLVGKLMLIDALDLSFRKIKINKDESCKICAHGA; the protein is encoded by the coding sequence ATGAACGAGCAAGAACTGCTTAGATATTCTCGCCAAATACTATTGCCCCAAATCGGTGTAGAAGGACAAAAAGCTCTTAAAAACGCTACGTTACTCTTAATTGGCATGGGTGGTTTAGGCTCACCTAGTGCCTTGTATTTAGCCTCTGCTGGTATTGGACATTTAATCATTTCTGATTTTGATGAAGTTGAATTGTCAAACTTACAACGACAAATCATCCATTTTACGGATGATATTGGTAGGAAAAAAGTCGATTCTGCCAAAGACAAAATGCTTGCCATTAATCCTAATATCAAAGTCACGACGATTGTAACACTTAACCAAAGCAATCTAAATGATTGGGTGGCTAAAGCTGATGTGGTTTTAGATGGTACTGATAATTTTGATACTCGTTTTAAAGTTAACAAGGCTTGTGTTGTGCAAAAAACACAGCTAGTATCAGCAGCAGTTATCCGCTTTGAAGGGCAATTATCTGTATTTAAAGGTTACGAGCAAACACAGCCTTGTTATCAATGCTTGTATTCAGCCAAGGGAAATTCTGATGAGAACTGCGTTGACAATGGCATACTATCACCCGTTGCAGGTATGATGGGTTCATTACAAGCCTTGCAAGCCATCAAGGTTCTTTTAAATTTAGGTGAGCAATTAGTGGGAAAATTAATGCTAATTGATGCGCTAGACCTTTCTTTTAGAAAAATTAAAATAAATAAAGACGAGTCTTGTAAAATCTGTGCTCACGGGGCGTAG